One Roseburia rectibacter DNA window includes the following coding sequences:
- a CDS encoding capsid protein, with product MKVVDKMADSIRRGIRSFLQIEPAQQNVIMITEQLDFNANAAKNRIWYRGNADELSQLYKNLPGEGNRTRFWAVVPTVGMEIEKNHTGIPGIIVDTLAAIVVSDMNGIEIQGKYQSIWDDIAKDNHFEELIEDAVAETLVVGDGAFRISFDPELSQFPILEFVPGDQVEYVYSRNRLKEIIFRTDYFYNSQKYTLEETYGRKYIRSTLLHGGKELPLNYIPDTANLKPVITWQDDFMMAVPFKVFKSSRYKNRGGSIFDKKADSFDNLDECWSQWMDALRKARSKEYIPEGLLPRNPNTGEVLKPNAFDNAYIQRDMNMSEGAAAKIDLVQPTIPTDSYLGTYTTALDLCLQGVISPSTLGIDVKKLDNAEAQREKEKATLYTRNKIVDALQNVLPQLVDAVLKAYATWNKQTVEDIDADIPFGEYANPSFESQVETVSKARTGQIMSIEASVEELYGDSRDEQWKMEEIARLKAEQGIQDVEEPGIDMDVLDIEDEDMKGDPTGESKSDEPDIPDEQKGVSGTAKDSQSAGKDGDIRDRKERLRGTPKGSVQQNKTKGTDKTV from the coding sequence ATGAAGGTGGTAGATAAAATGGCAGACAGCATCAGAAGAGGTATCCGGAGTTTTTTGCAGATTGAACCTGCACAGCAGAATGTAATCATGATCACAGAGCAGCTTGATTTTAATGCAAATGCTGCAAAGAACCGTATCTGGTATCGTGGAAACGCAGATGAACTCAGCCAGTTGTATAAGAATCTTCCGGGAGAGGGAAACAGGACGCGTTTCTGGGCGGTGGTTCCGACGGTTGGCATGGAGATAGAGAAGAATCACACCGGCATACCGGGAATCATTGTGGATACACTGGCAGCGATTGTTGTATCAGATATGAACGGCATAGAAATCCAGGGCAAGTATCAGAGCATCTGGGATGATATTGCAAAGGACAACCATTTTGAGGAACTGATAGAGGATGCAGTTGCAGAAACACTTGTGGTTGGAGATGGAGCATTCCGGATCAGTTTTGACCCGGAACTGTCACAGTTTCCGATTCTGGAATTTGTTCCGGGCGATCAGGTGGAATATGTATACAGCAGAAACCGGCTGAAAGAAATCATATTCCGGACAGATTATTTTTATAATAGTCAGAAATATACGCTGGAAGAAACTTATGGAAGAAAGTACATACGCAGTACACTCTTGCATGGCGGTAAGGAACTGCCGCTGAATTATATCCCGGATACCGCAAATCTTAAGCCGGTGATCACATGGCAGGATGATTTTATGATGGCAGTGCCATTTAAGGTATTTAAGAGCAGCCGGTATAAAAACCGTGGCGGCTCTATTTTTGACAAGAAAGCAGACAGTTTTGACAACCTGGATGAGTGCTGGTCACAGTGGATGGATGCACTCAGAAAGGCAAGAAGCAAAGAATATATCCCAGAAGGTTTACTTCCGAGGAACCCCAATACAGGAGAGGTCTTAAAGCCGAATGCATTTGATAATGCGTATATCCAGCGTGATATGAATATGTCAGAGGGTGCGGCGGCAAAAATTGATCTGGTACAGCCGACGATTCCGACAGACAGTTATCTGGGGACTTATACCACGGCATTAGATCTTTGCCTGCAGGGTGTGATCTCACCGTCAACACTTGGGATTGATGTAAAAAAGCTGGATAACGCAGAGGCACAGCGTGAGAAAGAGAAGGCAACGCTGTACACCAGAAATAAGATTGTGGATGCATTGCAGAATGTTCTTCCGCAGTTGGTAGATGCAGTATTGAAAGCCTATGCAACGTGGAATAAACAGACAGTTGAGGACATTGATGCAGATATTCCATTTGGCGAGTATGCAAACCCGTCCTTTGAAAGCCAGGTAGAAACAGTATCAAAGGCAAGAACCGGGCAGATCATGTCGATTGAGGCATCGGTAGAAGAGTTGTATGGGGATTCCAGAGATGAACAGTGGAAGATGGAAGAGATTGCAAGGCTGAAAGCAGAACAGGGCATACAGGATGTAGAAGAGCCGGGGATAGATATGGATGTCCTTGACATAGAGGACGAGGACATGAAAGGAGATCCAACAGGTGAAAGTAAAAGTGATGAACCGGATATACCGGATGAGCAAAAAGGAGTATCAGGGACTGCTAAAGATAGCCAGTCAGCAGGTAAAGATGGGGATATACGCGATAGAAAAGAACGATTACGCGGAACTCCGAAAGGATCTGTGCAGCAGAACAAAACTAAAGGAACTGACAAGACAGTATAA
- a CDS encoding phage minor capsid protein: protein MAKINDEYDIGAAFAAVENELMASMIRNMKRHRIEEVDEKKEWEMWQALQLKSLEQYKKANAKRFQNQFHEINGQIESLLYAAKEQGGMEQEIKILRAIKKGFKPPKQRTGSTATTAEFFKLNDRKLDALIKATQNDLKKAETAVLRMANDQYRKIIFNAQVYANTGAGTYEKAVDMATKDFLSRGINCIEYANGARHTIADYASMAIRTASKRAYLQGEGEMRKEWGISTVIMNKRGNPCPKCLPFVGKILIDDVWSGGKSSDGPYPLMSSAIAAGLYHPRCKDSHTTYFEGISTPPDSKFTRQEVKEIADSYRAEQKQQYAKRQADRFGRLAEYSLDEENQKKYQKKERFWKNAANELKYIISGGAERQIREFNNSLDDISDFNVRTLLFQSGQRVKIKTSENKKSYFDRNKKIVYLAKSVEKGTVAHELFHEIDNTYRITESGMLKENIQKDYQRLQYFSSGYGTDIKNMLYSKYEEAFTNGRNGIKLRPEYRGISDILNGMSDGKINLGYIHSKEYWKRDKAVESETWAQFGRILYDQNEEVLDMLKFVCPNTYEEVMSTLKGMIK from the coding sequence ATGGCAAAGATCAACGATGAATATGATATTGGTGCCGCATTTGCAGCAGTTGAAAATGAACTGATGGCGTCCATGATCCGGAATATGAAAAGACACCGTATCGAGGAAGTGGATGAAAAGAAAGAATGGGAAATGTGGCAGGCATTGCAGTTAAAATCTTTAGAGCAGTATAAGAAAGCAAATGCGAAAAGATTTCAGAACCAGTTCCATGAGATCAACGGTCAGATAGAATCACTGCTGTATGCTGCAAAAGAACAGGGCGGCATGGAGCAGGAAATAAAGATCTTAAGGGCAATCAAAAAAGGATTCAAGCCGCCGAAACAGAGAACCGGATCCACAGCAACCACAGCAGAGTTCTTTAAGCTGAATGACAGGAAACTGGATGCTTTAATCAAAGCGACACAGAATGATCTGAAAAAGGCAGAAACAGCAGTACTCCGTATGGCAAATGACCAGTACCGCAAGATTATATTCAATGCACAGGTATACGCCAATACAGGGGCAGGAACCTATGAGAAAGCAGTAGATATGGCAACAAAGGATTTCTTAAGCCGTGGCATCAACTGCATTGAATATGCAAACGGAGCACGCCACACGATAGCTGATTATGCATCCATGGCAATCAGGACTGCCAGTAAGCGTGCATACTTACAGGGCGAGGGGGAAATGCGAAAGGAATGGGGAATCTCAACGGTTATCATGAATAAGCGTGGAAACCCATGCCCGAAATGTCTTCCTTTTGTTGGAAAGATACTGATTGATGATGTGTGGAGCGGTGGAAAATCTTCCGATGGTCCTTATCCATTGATGTCATCGGCAATCGCAGCGGGACTTTATCATCCACGGTGCAAGGACAGCCATACAACATACTTTGAGGGAATCAGCACACCGCCGGATAGTAAGTTTACCAGGCAGGAAGTGAAAGAGATTGCAGACAGCTATCGAGCAGAGCAGAAACAGCAGTATGCAAAACGGCAGGCGGACAGGTTTGGGAGACTGGCTGAGTATTCGTTGGATGAGGAGAATCAAAAGAAGTACCAAAAGAAAGAAAGGTTTTGGAAAAATGCAGCGAATGAATTAAAATATATCATTTCAGGTGGCGCAGAAAGACAAATAAGAGAATTTAATAACAGTTTAGATGATATATCAGATTTTAATGTACGGACACTGCTTTTTCAGTCGGGACAGCGAGTAAAAATAAAAACTTCTGAAAATAAAAAATCATATTTTGATCGTAATAAAAAAATTGTTTATCTCGCAAAATCTGTGGAAAAAGGAACTGTTGCACATGAATTGTTTCATGAAATAGATAACACATATCGAATTACGGAAAGTGGGATGTTGAAAGAAAACATTCAAAAAGATTATCAACGTCTGCAATATTTTTCATCTGGCTATGGAACTGATATAAAAAATATGTTATATTCAAAATATGAAGAGGCTTTTACCAATGGAAGAAACGGTATAAAATTAAGACCGGAGTATAGAGGAATATCTGATATTTTAAATGGAATGTCTGATGGAAAAATTAACTTAGGATATATTCATAGTAAGGAATATTGGAAAAGGGATAAAGCAGTAGAGTCAGAGACATGGGCGCAATTTGGTAGAATTTTATATGATCAAAATGAAGAGGTCCTAGATATGTTAAAATTTGTATGCCCTAATACATATGAAGAAGTAATGAGTACTTTGAAAGGGATGATAAAATAA
- a CDS encoding DUF4406 domain-containing protein produces MKKLFISQPMKGKTDKEIKETRKKAIEYAEMLLGEKLEVIESFFEGAPAEAKPLWFLGKSIELLSQADVVYFVKGWDMARGCKIEHQCAVEYGIKRIED; encoded by the coding sequence ATGAAAAAATTATTTATCAGTCAGCCAATGAAAGGAAAAACAGATAAGGAAATCAAAGAAACGAGGAAGAAAGCTATAGAATATGCAGAGATGTTACTCGGTGAGAAACTAGAGGTTATAGAATCGTTTTTCGAAGGAGCTCCAGCAGAAGCAAAACCGCTATGGTTCTTAGGAAAATCAATAGAACTTCTATCACAGGCAGATGTTGTTTATTTTGTTAAAGGCTGGGATATGGCTAGAGGATGCAAGATAGAACATCAATGTGCGGTAGAATATGGTATTAAGCGAATCGAAGATTAA
- a CDS encoding capsid protein, translated as MSVYDYAELFAQQLAQKYSREMVSNDLTLSNQGIKFLNAQTIKIPRLTVSGYKDHNRGSMGFNTGTVANDWEPKKLTHDRDIEIPIDPMDIDETNLVVEMANIQNVFEEEQAIPEKDSYRFSKLYAEAKTYKTAGAVIDNTVLTAANILDWFDEQMAVMDDKSVPQEGRILYVTSAINRLLKNADGITRTINAGAAGVIDRRVHGLDDVVIKTVPSARFKTKYDFTDGYVPAAAAKQINMMLIHPSCVISRDKYAYMKLFTPGSDSRTADKYVYQNRYYTDTFLIERKSCGIAINAEAEG; from the coding sequence ATGTCAGTATATGATTATGCAGAATTATTTGCACAGCAGTTAGCACAGAAGTACAGCAGGGAGATGGTGTCAAACGATCTGACATTATCAAATCAGGGGATTAAGTTCTTAAATGCGCAGACCATCAAGATTCCAAGATTAACCGTTTCCGGCTACAAGGATCATAACCGTGGAAGCATGGGTTTTAACACCGGAACCGTGGCAAATGACTGGGAGCCAAAAAAACTGACCCACGACAGAGATATTGAGATCCCGATTGATCCGATGGATATTGATGAGACAAATCTTGTTGTTGAGATGGCAAATATCCAGAATGTTTTTGAGGAAGAGCAGGCAATCCCGGAAAAAGACAGCTACCGCTTCTCAAAGTTATATGCAGAAGCAAAAACGTATAAGACTGCTGGAGCGGTTATTGACAATACAGTCCTTACAGCCGCAAATATCCTCGACTGGTTTGATGAGCAGATGGCGGTCATGGATGATAAATCTGTCCCACAGGAAGGAAGAATCCTGTATGTTACATCTGCAATCAACAGACTGTTAAAGAATGCGGATGGCATTACCAGAACCATCAATGCGGGGGCAGCAGGTGTTATTGACCGCCGGGTACATGGTTTAGATGATGTTGTAATTAAGACCGTACCATCTGCAAGATTCAAAACAAAATATGATTTTACAGATGGATACGTACCGGCGGCAGCAGCAAAACAGATCAATATGATGCTTATACATCCGTCCTGTGTCATTTCCCGTGACAAATATGCATATATGAAGCTGTTTACACCGGGCAGTGATTCCCGTACAGCAGACAAGTATGTATACCAGAACAGATACTATACAGATACTTTCCTGATCGAAAGAAAATCCTGTGGTATCGCGATCAATGCAGAAGCGGAGGGTTAA
- a CDS encoding head-tail connector protein — MYQPYADAAYYRDVYGGDTIPEEDIEKCLCTASRHIDSLTYNRIIGRGIEMLSGFQQDIIQEVCCEMADFEYENADMIQSVLQNYSINGVTMGFGSSWNLRTISGVAVRADTYDKLSQTGLCQLVLRGRW; from the coding sequence ATGTATCAGCCTTACGCGGATGCGGCGTATTACAGGGATGTGTATGGCGGTGACACGATTCCGGAAGAAGACATTGAAAAATGTCTGTGCACAGCTAGCCGCCATATCGATTCCCTGACCTATAACCGTATTATAGGCCGGGGAATCGAAATGCTTTCCGGGTTTCAGCAGGATATCATACAGGAAGTGTGCTGCGAGATGGCAGATTTTGAGTATGAAAATGCGGATATGATCCAGAGCGTACTGCAGAATTATTCGATCAATGGTGTGACAATGGGATTTGGAAGTTCCTGGAACCTGCGGACAATCTCCGGTGTGGCAGTAAGGGCAGATACTTATGATAAGCTGTCACAGACAGGCTTGTGCCAGTTGGTCTTAAGAGGACGGTGGTAA
- a CDS encoding minor capsid protein: MITLNDIRDYIAGLGITDDDHCYCGKMPDKKEKSIGTYPLKNRPPNKIPLGGMEKASYGTKAISFLVHWNKIPSESEEAANVLQEALQNCENVTINGQTIKFINITYGEPIPVDTDEDGIYEYVIECLFYYERKK; the protein is encoded by the coding sequence ATGATCACATTGAATGATATCAGGGATTATATTGCAGGACTGGGGATTACTGACGATGATCATTGCTATTGCGGTAAGATGCCGGATAAGAAAGAAAAGTCAATCGGCACTTATCCATTAAAGAACAGACCACCGAATAAAATACCGTTGGGTGGTATGGAAAAAGCATCCTATGGCACAAAAGCCATTTCTTTTCTGGTGCATTGGAATAAGATCCCATCAGAGAGTGAAGAGGCGGCAAATGTCTTGCAGGAAGCATTGCAGAATTGTGAAAACGTAACGATTAACGGACAGACGATCAAATTTATAAATATCACTTACGGCGAGCCGATTCCGGTAGATACGGATGAAGATGGTATTTATGAATATGTGATCGAATGTCTTTTTTATTATGAAAGGAAGAAGTAA
- a CDS encoding phage tail tube protein, whose translation MGNQKSTGVYPCYKNQFSVGATKETATGIADAETFDVSFDNGVEEWNPFDTEGWIRRLQTSKGITISVTAKRNVGDTGNDYIAGKAFLNGRDTEGYFAWNFPDGTVVAFEQAVINVTNIGAGDSTAVAPLEFDVMSNGKPTITLPTSMASSVPISK comes from the coding sequence ATGGGAAATCAGAAAAGTACAGGAGTCTACCCATGTTATAAAAACCAGTTCAGCGTGGGTGCCACAAAAGAGACTGCAACAGGAATTGCAGATGCGGAAACCTTTGATGTTTCTTTTGACAATGGTGTAGAAGAATGGAATCCGTTTGATACAGAGGGATGGATAAGACGTTTGCAGACATCGAAAGGCATTACGATTTCAGTAACGGCAAAAAGAAATGTCGGAGATACCGGCAATGATTACATTGCAGGAAAAGCGTTTTTGAACGGACGCGACACAGAAGGTTACTTTGCATGGAACTTCCCGGATGGAACGGTTGTTGCATTTGAGCAGGCAGTTATCAATGTAACAAATATCGGTGCGGGCGATTCTACAGCAGTTGCACCACTGGAATTTGATGTTATGAGTAATGGAAAGCCTACAATCACACTTCCGACATCCATGGCATCATCGGTACCAATAAGCAAATAG
- a CDS encoding Gp15 family bacteriophage protein, whose protein sequence is MQLWNLSSARMKPRGSSDPYYDLLEDFDLVVASFQTQYGIRLSRELKDMKWNEFCMLLSGMQPETPLGRIVSIRAEDDKEVLKHFSKEQKRIRSEWRNKRARMVPVNDRDTFLEQMKQAFIKMAGGVEQ, encoded by the coding sequence ATGCAGCTATGGAACTTATCATCGGCGAGGATGAAGCCGAGGGGGAGCAGTGACCCGTATTATGACCTGTTAGAGGACTTTGATTTAGTTGTGGCATCATTCCAGACACAATACGGGATTCGTCTTTCAAGAGAATTGAAAGATATGAAGTGGAATGAATTCTGCATGCTCCTGTCCGGTATGCAGCCGGAAACACCGCTGGGGCGCATTGTATCAATACGCGCAGAGGACGACAAAGAGGTATTAAAGCACTTTTCGAAAGAGCAGAAACGAATCCGAAGTGAGTGGAGAAACAAGCGTGCCAGGATGGTACCTGTGAATGACAGAGACACCTTTTTAGAGCAGATGAAACAGGCATTCATCAAGATGGCGGGAGGCGTGGAGCAATAG
- a CDS encoding phage tail protein produces the protein MGESVGEIGLDLVVNEGSFKRQMAGINSLAKKAGVALAAAFSVKKLIDFGKECLELGSDLAEVQNVVDVTFPSMTAQVDKFAKSAMTSFGLSETMAKQYTGTFGAMAKAFGFTEQAAYDMSTTLTGLAGDVASFYNISQDEAYTKLKSVFSGETETLKDLGVVMTQNALDAYALANGYGKTTAKMSELEKVSLRYAFVQDQLTAATGDFARTSDSWANQVRIMKLQMQSFMATVGQGLINIFTPVIKVINVVIGKLMTLANAFKAFTELVMGKKSAGAQVTGTGKQATDSLNSAAGAASNLADSTTGAGKAAKKAAKEMRSLMGFDTVNKLDSNSDSDTDSGNSSGSGGATGGGISGADLGTGALSEMDSATSAFAEKMAGYFEKIKKAIEPTTTALKNLWDNGLARLGTFTWNALKDFYEHFLLPVGKWVLGKGLPEFINTLNDGLMKIDFNKINDSLKKLWDALTPFAINVGEGLLWFWQNVLVPLGTWTMNEVVPRFLDTLSSAITILNSVIDALKPLFQWFWDKVLEPLAKWAADTFLNAWDAINDVLKKFSDWCSENPDTIRTITEVVGAFFLAWKVTELLAFIEQSGGVIGALRLIKDALIGTTAAKIADKAETIALTAMYAKDFVVNLAKGTAELIKQAAQFAINTARKIADTAAQIAQTAATVAWNAVCAIATAVTTALGAAFTFLTSPIGLVIIAIGLLIAAGVMLYKHWDEISAKAKEIWESIKKVISEKIEAAKQKITIVVTAIKAFWSTTWDAIKQKVSDIWDSVKALISARIMLIKSTINAVLSAIKAIWNQSWNAIKQKVSGIWGSIKSLISTRINVIKNTISAVLSAIKAVWSQSWNAMKTTVTNIFQGIWSTIKGIINSILGGIEKMANGVVSGINAVIRALNNLSFTTPDWLPDGLGGKTFGFHIGEMSNVSLPRLAQGGYVKPNTPQLAMIGDNRHQGEVVAPEDKLEEMAMQAVKNASVAGGITRDELEKIINNAVMRIVSALYSMGFNINGEQLAKAEKMIQTGIDRRFNTAEIV, from the coding sequence ATGGGCGAAAGTGTAGGAGAGATCGGACTTGATCTTGTTGTAAATGAAGGCAGTTTTAAAAGGCAGATGGCAGGAATTAACAGCCTTGCGAAAAAGGCAGGTGTTGCCCTTGCCGCTGCTTTTTCTGTAAAGAAGCTGATTGACTTCGGGAAAGAATGTTTGGAACTGGGATCTGATCTGGCAGAGGTGCAGAACGTTGTTGATGTAACGTTTCCATCTATGACAGCGCAGGTGGATAAATTTGCAAAAAGCGCAATGACATCGTTCGGTTTATCAGAGACCATGGCAAAGCAATACACAGGTACTTTTGGTGCAATGGCGAAGGCTTTCGGGTTTACGGAGCAGGCGGCCTATGACATGAGTACCACACTGACCGGTCTTGCCGGGGATGTGGCATCTTTCTATAACATATCGCAGGATGAAGCATACACGAAGTTAAAATCAGTATTTTCTGGTGAGACAGAGACGCTAAAAGATCTGGGTGTCGTAATGACGCAGAACGCATTGGATGCTTACGCACTGGCAAACGGTTATGGCAAGACGACTGCTAAAATGTCAGAGCTTGAAAAGGTATCTCTGCGGTATGCATTTGTACAGGACCAGTTGACAGCAGCAACCGGGGATTTTGCCAGGACATCTGATTCGTGGGCGAACCAGGTCCGTATCATGAAGCTTCAGATGCAGTCCTTTATGGCTACGGTTGGTCAGGGACTCATTAATATTTTTACACCAGTCATTAAAGTCATTAATGTGGTAATTGGTAAACTCATGACTCTGGCGAATGCGTTTAAAGCATTTACAGAGCTGGTTATGGGGAAAAAATCGGCAGGTGCACAGGTAACCGGAACAGGAAAACAGGCAACTGACAGTTTAAACAGTGCTGCAGGCGCGGCAAGCAACCTTGCAGATTCTACAACAGGGGCAGGAAAAGCCGCAAAGAAAGCTGCAAAGGAAATGCGTTCGCTGATGGGATTCGATACGGTAAATAAATTAGACAGTAATTCGGATTCTGACACAGATTCTGGCAACAGTTCTGGTTCAGGCGGGGCAACAGGCGGTGGAATTTCCGGAGCTGATCTTGGAACAGGCGCATTATCAGAGATGGATAGTGCAACCAGTGCATTTGCTGAAAAAATGGCAGGCTATTTTGAGAAAATCAAAAAGGCGATAGAACCAACGACAACAGCACTGAAAAATCTTTGGGACAACGGATTAGCAAGGCTTGGAACATTTACATGGAATGCATTAAAGGATTTTTATGAACACTTTCTTCTCCCAGTTGGGAAATGGGTATTGGGGAAAGGATTACCTGAGTTTATCAATACTTTGAATGACGGGTTAATGAAGATCGATTTTAATAAAATCAATGATTCATTAAAAAAGTTGTGGGATGCGCTTACTCCGTTTGCTATCAATGTGGGTGAGGGGTTGCTGTGGTTTTGGCAGAATGTATTAGTACCACTCGGAACATGGACCATGAATGAAGTGGTTCCAAGATTTTTGGATACTTTAAGTTCTGCAATAACAATACTAAATAGTGTTATCGACGCCTTAAAGCCACTCTTTCAGTGGTTCTGGGATAAAGTGTTGGAACCTTTGGCAAAATGGGCGGCAGATACATTTTTAAATGCATGGGATGCAATTAATGATGTTTTGAAAAAATTTAGTGATTGGTGCAGTGAGAATCCAGATACAATTCGAACCATCACGGAAGTTGTGGGTGCTTTCTTTCTGGCATGGAAGGTAACTGAGCTTTTAGCATTTATAGAACAATCTGGAGGGGTTATAGGCGCACTAAGACTGATAAAAGATGCTCTGATCGGAACGACAGCAGCGAAAATTGCTGATAAAGCTGAGACGATTGCGTTAACAGCAATGTATGCAAAAGACTTCGTGGTGAATCTGGCAAAAGGAACTGCTGAACTGATAAAACAGGCAGCTCAGTTTGCTATTAATACAGCACGAAAGATCGCTGATACTGCAGCACAGATTGCACAGACCGCAGCTACGGTGGCGTGGAATGCAGTGTGTGCTATTGCGACAGCAGTTACAACGGCATTAGGTGCGGCATTTACTTTTTTAACCAGTCCGATCGGTTTAGTTATCATTGCGATTGGCTTACTGATTGCTGCCGGTGTTATGCTTTATAAACACTGGGATGAAATCAGTGCGAAAGCAAAAGAAATATGGGAAAGTATTAAAAAAGTAATATCAGAAAAGATAGAAGCTGCAAAACAGAAGATAACCATTGTAGTGACTGCAATCAAGGCGTTCTGGTCAACAACGTGGGATGCAATAAAGCAAAAAGTCAGTGATATATGGGATTCTGTGAAGGCATTGATTTCGGCACGTATTATGCTTATAAAAAGTACCATTAATGCAGTGCTTTCGGCGATAAAAGCGATATGGAATCAGTCATGGAACGCAATAAAGCAAAAAGTCAGCGGAATATGGGGGTCTATAAAATCCTTAATCTCTACCAGAATAAATGTGATAAAAAATACCATTAGTGCTGTACTCTCTGCAATAAAAGCAGTATGGAGCCAGTCGTGGAACGCCATGAAAACTACAGTTACAAATATTTTCCAGGGAATTTGGTCAACGATCAAAGGGATTATCAACAGTATCCTTGGTGGTATCGAGAAAATGGCAAATGGTGTTGTTTCCGGTATAAATGCAGTTATCAGAGCGTTGAATAATCTGTCATTTACGACACCAGACTGGTTACCGGATGGACTGGGAGGAAAAACGTTCGGTTTTCACATTGGCGAGATGTCTAATGTAAGCCTGCCAAGACTGGCGCAAGGCGGTTATGTGAAGCCAAATACGCCACAGCTTGCTATGATCGGAGATAACAGGCATCAGGGAGAGGTCGTTGCACCAGAGGATAAGTTAGAAGAAATGGCAATGCAGGCGGTTAAAAACGCATCTGTTGCCGGTGGAATCACACGGGATGAATTAGAGAAGATAATCAATAATGCAGTTATGAGAATTGTTTCTGCTTTATATTCAATGGGATTTAACATCAATGGAGAACAGCTTGCCAAAGCGGAAAAAATGATCCAGACGGGAATAGACCGCAGATTCAATACGGCAGAGATTGTATAG
- a CDS encoding phage holin family protein, giving the protein MKEFDKVNMIYGVIATIGVALFGKYWFLFFGFLVLNAVDYITGYCKAKFYKKNESSAIGAKGILKKVWYWIVIGMAFFVSMSFVHMGEIIGINLSFVQLFGWFTLATYLINEVRSILENLVEMNVRVPAFLIAGLDVTQKLLDTKTEIKESEE; this is encoded by the coding sequence ATGAAAGAATTTGACAAAGTAAACATGATTTATGGAGTAATTGCCACAATAGGGGTGGCACTGTTCGGGAAGTACTGGTTCCTGTTTTTTGGATTTCTGGTATTAAATGCGGTTGATTACATTACCGGATACTGCAAGGCGAAGTTCTACAAAAAGAACGAGTCCAGTGCGATCGGTGCAAAAGGAATATTAAAAAAAGTGTGGTACTGGATTGTAATTGGTATGGCATTTTTTGTTTCGATGAGTTTTGTACATATGGGGGAGATCATCGGTATTAATCTTTCGTTTGTGCAGCTCTTTGGATGGTTCACGCTGGCAACATATTTGATTAATGAGGTTCGCAGCATTTTGGAAAATCTGGTTGAAATGAATGTAAGGGTACCGGCGTTTTTGATTGCCGGACTCGATGTGACACAAAAATTGCTTGACACCAAAACAGAGATTAAGGAAAGCGAGGAATAA
- a CDS encoding glycoside hydrolase family protein, which translates to MANRKTGQAGLALIKQFEGCRLAAYQCSAGVWTIGYGHTAGVYKGMKISQAQADEYLKQDVAKFEKYINNPSYVPFTDKLNQNQFDALVSFAFNLGQGNVKKLCTGRTMNQIPSAMQRYCRAAGKTLPGLQRRRKAEAALYNKKVESCTGATTTTVKETEDYNMNTIKKGSKGNAVKVWQIIIGTTADGNFGSGTESMTKTWQKNHGLTADGIVGKNSWKTGLESL; encoded by the coding sequence ATGGCAAATAGAAAAACCGGACAGGCTGGTCTTGCACTTATCAAACAGTTTGAAGGCTGCCGGTTGGCAGCTTATCAGTGCTCTGCCGGTGTATGGACGATTGGATATGGGCATACTGCCGGTGTATACAAAGGGATGAAGATCTCACAGGCACAGGCGGACGAGTATTTAAAACAGGACGTGGCAAAGTTTGAAAAGTATATCAACAACCCGTCTTATGTCCCATTTACGGACAAACTTAACCAGAACCAGTTTGATGCACTGGTCAGCTTTGCTTTCAACTTGGGACAGGGCAATGTGAAAAAACTGTGTACGGGCAGAACAATGAATCAGATACCGTCTGCAATGCAGCGGTACTGTAGGGCTGCTGGTAAAACATTACCGGGATTACAGCGGAGAAGAAAAGCCGAAGCAGCTCTCTATAATAAGAAAGTAGAGAGTTGCACCGGTGCAACCACTACCACAGTGAAAGAAACGGAGGATTACAACATGAATACAATTAAAAAAGGCAGCAAGGGCAATGCGGTTAAGGTATGGCAGATCATCATCGGTACGACGGCGGATGGCAATTTCGGCAGCGGCACGGAAAGCATGACAAAGACATGGCAGAAGAACCATGGACTGACGGCTGATGGAATTGTTGGAAAGAACTCTTGGAAAACGGGGTTAGAATCGTTATAA